One Halobacterium wangiae genomic window, CGTCCGCGCCATCGATGCCCTCGGCGGACTGGATTTCGCCGACGCGCAGGTCGAGGCTCTGGAACTCCTCGAAGCCGATGCGGTCGTCGGCGAGCGCTTCGAGTTCGACGTCTGGGTCGTCGTTCACGTCCTCGTCGTCGGACTCATCGCTACTGGCAGCTTCGATCTTCTCCTGGAGCGTCTCGTCTAGCTCCGCGACGCGCTCGTCCTCGACCTTGGTGAACAGCTCCGCGGGCTCGCCGAACTCCGCGGGCGGTTCCTGCAGGCAGTCGGCGACAGTGGCGTCTGCTGCGGCGCCGTCCTCCCCGAGCTGGGTCCAGATCTCCTCTGCCTTCTCCGGCGTGAACGGATGGAGTAACACGGCCACTGCCTTCACGAGCTGCACGCAGTCGCGGATGACCGGCGCGGCCGCCTCGTCGTCGAGCTTCCAGGGCTCGTTGCGCTGGATGTACTCGTTGCCGAACCGGGCGAGTGCGACCGTTCGTTCGCCGGCCGTCCGGAGGTCGTAGTCGTTCAGCGCGTCCTCGTAGTCGTCCATCGCCTGCGCGATCTCGGTCTCCACCTCGTCGGAGAGGCTGGCCTCCGGCGTCCCGCCGAAGTTCCGGTTCGCGAACAGCAGCGCGCGGTAGACGAAGTTGCCGACGACGTCCGCGAGCTCGCTGTTCACGCGTTCGGCGAAGCGGTCCCACGAGAAGTTCACGTCGCGTTCGAACCCGCTGGCGGTCGTCATGTAGTACCGCAGCAGGTCCGGGTGGAACCCTTCGTCGAGGTACTCCTCGGCCCAGATGGCGCGGTTCTTCGACGTCGAGAGTCCCTTCCCGTCGATGTTCACGAAGCCGGTCGCGCAGACTGCCCGTGGTTCCGTGTAGTCCGCGGCCTCCAGCATCGCCGGCCAGTACACCGTGTGGTGCTGGATGATGTCGCGGCCGATGACGTGGACGATCTCGCCGTCGCCGTCCTTCCAGACGGACTCCCAGTCGACGTCGTCCGTGCGCTCGCTGTACTGCTTCGTCGCGGAGACGTACTCGATGGGGGCGTCCACCCAGACGTACAGTACGAGGTCCTCGGCGCCCTCGCCGGGGTAGTCGATACCCCAGTCCATGTCCCGCGTGATACAGAGGTCCTGCAGTTCGCCCTCGATCCACTCGCGGGGCTGGTTCTGGGCGTTGCTCGTCCCCTCCACGCGGTTTATGAACCCCTGGAGGTGCTCCTGGAGCGCCGAGAGACGCAGGAACTTGTGCTCGCGGCGGCGGTACTCCGCGGGGTTCCCGGTGATGGTCGAGACGGGGTCCTCGATCTCGCCGGGTTCGAGGTGGCGCTGGCAGCCCTCGTCGCACTCGTCGCCGCGCGCGTGCTCGCCGCAGTACGGACACGATCCCTCGACGAAGCGGTCGGGCAGCCACTGGTCGGCCTCCGGGTCGTAGGCGACGTCGATCTCCTTTTCGTGGACGTAGCCGTTGTCCTCCCACGCGCGGACGAACTCCTTCGTGAGCTCCGTGTTCGTCTCGTCGTGGGTGTGACCGTACTGGTCGAAGTCGACGTTGAACCGCGGGAACGTCTCCAGGTACTGCTCGTGGTGCCGGAGCGCGAACTCCTCGGGACTGACCCCCTCCTTCTCCGCCTCGACCGCGATGGGGGTGCCGTGCATGTCGCTGCCGCAGACGTAGACGGCCTGCTGGCCGAGTTTGCGGAGCGCTCGCGTGAACGCGTCTGCACTCACGTAGCCGCGCAGGTGGCCGATGTGGAGGTCGCCGTTGGCGTACGGCAACCCACAGGTGACCACCGCCGGGTCGTCCGTTGGGTAGTCCTCGTAGCTCATACTCCCTCGTTCTGCCGGCGCGGGCCTAAAGCCCGCTGATTGTGTCGTGACATTCCTGTTTCCGGTGGCGTGGCTGGCGGACGGTGCTGACGGAGAGAACGGGGTTCACGCCCGTCCGGCGGCCACATGAGGGCCCGGAGACGGGCGGTCCACCCGTGGACGGCACTATCGCTGCATGCGCATCGAACACGTCGGCGGATGGACCGTCCCGGTCACGACCGGGGGTTCGCACCGCCGGGCGAAAAGCGTTACTCAGCGTTCGACGGTGACGCCGCCGAACAGCGCCAGCCCCGTCACGACGAGGTCGACCCCTTCCCCACTGCGGCTCGGTGGACGCGTGTCCTCGCTGCCGCCGAACAGCCCCAGCACGTCCATGTCGACGGTCCAGTCGTCGGGGACGTGGATCTCCGCGCCACCGAACAGGACGATGCACTCGACGGACGCCGGCGGGTCCGCGACGTCGGCGTCCCGGAGGTCCAGCTCCGCGCCGCCGAACGCCACCACGACGTCGCCACCGCGGAACCCCGGGCCGGAGATGCGGCGCTCGGTCCCGCCGAAGAGGGTGACCGAGGAGACGGTGCCGGCGTCCGTCTCGCCGACGTCGACGCCGTGAGATCGGCGCGACCGACCGATCAGGAACAGCACGCCGAACAGGACGACGAACAGCGGCCACCACGTGCCGAGCTGCTGGTCAGTGACGAATCCGAGGTTCTTCGCCAGGTAGGTCCCCGCGACGGCGATAACCATCACCGGGCCGGTGAGGTTGCGGAACCGGCTGCGGAGCAGTGCCCACACGCCGAGCAGCACGAACAGGCCGGGGAAGAAGTCCCACAGCGAGTCCGTGGGGACGGCGTCCGTCGTCGTCAACAGCAACAGCACACCGACGAGGATGATGAGGGCACCCGTCGTCGTCCGGTCCGAACTCAGACGTGACATGGCCCAGGAGTGAACGCCACTCGACATAACCGTTGTCCAACAGTCCAGGGGTCGCTCAGACGACGAACAGCGCGCCTTCGAGGAACAGGATGGTGACGACGAGGCGGCCGACGCTGCCGGTGAACGTGGCCGCGGCGAACTTCCCGTACTCCTTCTCGATGACGGAGAAGGCGTAGATGGAGAGCGTGTCCGGGAAGCCGGGGACGGAGAGTCCGAGTGCCATCCCGGTGTAGCCGTACCGACGGACGAGTTCGACCATGCGAGCCTTCGACCACGCGACCGGGTCGAAGCCGAGTCGTCGCACCGCTCGCACGACGAGGCCGGAGTGGCTAGCGCCGTAGCCGACGTACAGCGCGACGACGCTACCGAGTGCCTTCCCGGCGCCGCTGACGATGACGACGACGGCGACGAGCAGGGGCCCCGGGACGCCGAGTCCGAGCGTCGCACCTTCGGCGCAGACGTACCCGGCGGGACAGAGCACGACCTCGCTGGGGAGCGGGAGGACGAACGCGATGAGGAACGAGTAGACGAAGATGACGGCCAGGCCGCCCGGACCCGACGCGGCGCGGACGGCGCTCTCGAACGTCTGGAAGTCGATGCCGAACAGGAGGGCGTTCACTGTCAGATACTCACCCGCGAGTGTGAAAATCCTACTGGACGGTCGCGAGATCTGCGAGGAACCGTTCGAGCATCTCGCGAGTGACGTGGGGCATGCAGACGACGCGGAGTTCGCCGCCGGCCATGCGCGAGATCCGCCAGCCGCGCTCACGGAGCGCCTCGAACTCGCTGTCGGGGAGGTCGGCGGCGACCAGCGGGAGCACCGGGTCGACGACGTCGTAGCCGCGAACCTCGAGTTCCTCCGCGAGGAACTCGGCGTTCGCCCACGAGCGCTCGTACTGCTCGCGGTAGCCCGCGGGCCAGAGCGCGTCGAGGGCAGCGTGGGCGCCCGCGACGCCCGCTCCGGAGCGCGTGCCACCGAGCGTCGGTTGCGTGTCGGATTCGAGGTACGGCGTCCGGATGGACAGGGCGTCCAGCGTCTCCGGGTCCCTGGCGAGGAAGCCACCGGAGGGGATGGGCGCCTGCCCCATCTTGTGAGGGTCGATGGTCATCGTGTCCACGGGGGCGTCC contains:
- the metG gene encoding methionine--tRNA ligase, with the protein product MSYEDYPTDDPAVVTCGLPYANGDLHIGHLRGYVSADAFTRALRKLGQQAVYVCGSDMHGTPIAVEAEKEGVSPEEFALRHHEQYLETFPRFNVDFDQYGHTHDETNTELTKEFVRAWEDNGYVHEKEIDVAYDPEADQWLPDRFVEGSCPYCGEHARGDECDEGCQRHLEPGEIEDPVSTITGNPAEYRRREHKFLRLSALQEHLQGFINRVEGTSNAQNQPREWIEGELQDLCITRDMDWGIDYPGEGAEDLVLYVWVDAPIEYVSATKQYSERTDDVDWESVWKDGDGEIVHVIGRDIIQHHTVYWPAMLEAADYTEPRAVCATGFVNIDGKGLSTSKNRAIWAEEYLDEGFHPDLLRYYMTTASGFERDVNFSWDRFAERVNSELADVVGNFVYRALLFANRNFGGTPEASLSDEVETEIAQAMDDYEDALNDYDLRTAGERTVALARFGNEYIQRNEPWKLDDEAAAPVIRDCVQLVKAVAVLLHPFTPEKAEEIWTQLGEDGAAADATVADCLQEPPAEFGEPAELFTKVEDERVAELDETLQEKIEAASSDESDDEDVNDDPDVELEALADDRIGFEEFQSLDLRVGEIQSAEGIDGADDLARLEVDIGHEVRQIVAGIKQLHDLDALPGTRVVVVANLEKAELFGVESNGMVLAAGEDADLLTTHGDSVPGTKVR
- a CDS encoding LiaF transmembrane domain-containing protein, which translates into the protein MSRLSSDRTTTGALIILVGVLLLLTTTDAVPTDSLWDFFPGLFVLLGVWALLRSRFRNLTGPVMVIAVAGTYLAKNLGFVTDQQLGTWWPLFVVLFGVLFLIGRSRRSHGVDVGETDAGTVSSVTLFGGTERRISGPGFRGGDVVVAFGGAELDLRDADVADPPASVECIVLFGGAEIHVPDDWTVDMDVLGLFGGSEDTRPPSRSGEGVDLVVTGLALFGGVTVER
- a CDS encoding YqaA family protein, translating into MNALLFGIDFQTFESAVRAASGPGGLAVIFVYSFLIAFVLPLPSEVVLCPAGYVCAEGATLGLGVPGPLLVAVVVIVSGAGKALGSVVALYVGYGASHSGLVVRAVRRLGFDPVAWSKARMVELVRRYGYTGMALGLSVPGFPDTLSIYAFSVIEKEYGKFAAATFTGSVGRLVVTILFLEGALFVV